In one window of Microbispora sp. ZYX-F-249 DNA:
- a CDS encoding plasmid replication, integration and excision activator — protein MALQGPIPISFELLFPHGCYVVGEVTAAKDFDAKRDTQAKDKLTGLPVWQVPVMDADPSLKAAQKTVTVKILAEVQPVIPPSLPGVPLAPAEFDGLEVKPYVHQATGRLAYSISARVMRAPRTGAGKTGNAAKDAA, from the coding sequence ATGGCACTGCAAGGACCCATCCCGATCAGCTTCGAGCTGCTGTTCCCGCACGGCTGCTACGTCGTGGGCGAGGTGACCGCGGCGAAGGACTTCGACGCCAAGCGGGACACCCAGGCCAAGGACAAGCTGACTGGTCTTCCGGTCTGGCAGGTCCCGGTGATGGACGCCGACCCCTCGCTCAAGGCCGCGCAGAAGACGGTGACCGTGAAGATCCTCGCCGAGGTTCAGCCGGTCATCCCGCCGTCGCTGCCGGGTGTGCCGCTCGCCCCGGCCGAGTTCGACGGGCTGGAGGTCAAGCCGTACGTCCATCAGGCGACGGGGCGGCTGGCCTACTCGATATCGGCTCGGGTGATGCGGGCTCCACGCACCGGGGCCGGCAAGACGGGCAACGCTGCGAAGGACGCGGCGTGA
- a CDS encoding HEPN domain-containing protein, which yields MANRWPPWEVTSLKVGLESLSNLVEKPADHNLSDEVHGWLCRLLVVRSCGYLEQATIEVCRSYLDGKSGGLVKSFAKSWLDKSRNPTPDNLQQLVGRFDNGLGEEFQEFLGQDDQRVYREIFFLVDRRNKIAHGLSESVGHKKAIQLKCVVYEVVDWFVLRLNPNR from the coding sequence ATGGCTAATCGGTGGCCTCCATGGGAAGTCACCAGCCTTAAAGTAGGCTTGGAATCCCTTAGTAACTTGGTTGAGAAACCTGCGGATCATAACCTGTCCGATGAAGTTCATGGCTGGTTATGTCGCCTTCTAGTCGTCCGTTCCTGCGGGTATCTAGAGCAGGCGACTATAGAAGTTTGCCGTAGTTACCTCGATGGTAAATCCGGTGGCCTAGTCAAGTCGTTCGCGAAATCCTGGCTCGATAAAAGTAGGAACCCTACCCCGGACAACCTCCAGCAGCTAGTTGGGCGTTTTGATAATGGCCTCGGTGAAGAGTTCCAAGAGTTCCTCGGCCAAGATGATCAGCGAGTATATCGAGAAATTTTCTTTCTTGTTGATCGTCGCAATAAAATTGCCCACGGCCTCAGTGAGAGTGTTGGCCACAAGAAGGCTATCCAGTTGAAATGTGTCGTATATGAGGTTGTTGATTGGTTTGTACTTCGGTTAAATCCCAATAGGTAA
- a CDS encoding DUF262 domain-containing protein: MTDNGQDQLDFDVESGEPVELDQEDVESLQEADPEPARVSYTGSDFDAEGLVRRLKRGDIVIPTFGHPEDPPIETARFQRDFVWRRPQMDRFIESLLLGYPIPGIFLVQQVDRRYLVLDGQQRLRTLAAFYEGLHEKREFALRNVATKFQGLTYRTLTPEVRRTLDNTFIQATIVQTDGSTDSLDAVYQVFERLNSGGTQLTPHEIRVALYAGDFIDLLTELNADPNWRNLYGRKSPRLRDQEVILRIIALYTSPGTYKRPLKKFLNDFVGQNRDLESLSAELVETRFRLAAQLINEGAGPRALRRQSAQINTALTEAIFVGLIRRLDADASVTAADVGQAIERLLGNKRLEPAISRATADEESVRTRLAVTTQAFAAI; the protein is encoded by the coding sequence ATGACTGACAACGGGCAAGATCAACTTGACTTTGACGTAGAGTCCGGGGAACCCGTCGAGCTTGACCAGGAGGATGTTGAGAGCCTCCAAGAGGCCGATCCGGAACCTGCTCGAGTTTCCTATACCGGCTCTGACTTCGACGCTGAAGGGCTTGTGAGGCGGCTAAAGAGGGGTGACATCGTTATTCCAACTTTCGGTCACCCTGAGGATCCGCCAATAGAGACAGCGCGCTTCCAAAGAGATTTTGTCTGGCGCAGGCCTCAGATGGATCGATTTATTGAGTCGCTGCTGCTTGGCTATCCAATTCCCGGAATTTTCTTGGTGCAGCAGGTGGACCGGAGATACCTGGTGCTGGACGGACAACAGCGACTCCGCACACTCGCTGCCTTCTATGAAGGACTCCACGAGAAGCGCGAGTTTGCTCTTCGTAACGTCGCCACCAAGTTCCAGGGCCTCACGTACCGCACTCTTACCCCTGAGGTGCGCCGAACACTGGATAATACGTTCATCCAGGCAACCATTGTGCAGACGGATGGCTCAACAGATTCCCTGGACGCCGTGTATCAGGTGTTCGAACGCCTCAACTCCGGCGGTACACAACTGACGCCACATGAGATCAGGGTCGCCTTGTACGCGGGTGATTTCATCGATCTTCTCACAGAATTGAATGCCGATCCGAACTGGCGAAACTTGTATGGCAGAAAGTCTCCTCGTTTGAGGGACCAAGAAGTTATCCTGCGAATAATCGCGCTGTATACCTCGCCAGGAACGTATAAGCGTCCTCTGAAAAAATTCCTCAACGACTTCGTGGGCCAGAACAGGGATCTGGAGTCCCTCTCCGCCGAACTCGTTGAGACACGTTTCCGGCTGGCGGCTCAGCTCATCAATGAGGGAGCCGGCCCGCGAGCTCTCCGCCGACAGTCGGCTCAGATCAATACCGCACTGACTGAGGCGATCTTCGTTGGTCTCATTAGGAGACTTGATGCAGACGCATCCGTGACTGCAGCGGACGTTGGGCAAGCCATCGAGCGGCTCCTTGGTAACAAGCGCCTGGAGCCCGCTATCTCCCGGGCTACGGCGGACGAAGAAAGCGTGCGAACGAGGCTGGCCGTGACTACTCAGGCCTTCGCCGCAATATAG